From one Fimbriimonadaceae bacterium genomic stretch:
- a CDS encoding DUF881 domain-containing protein — protein MNPFATRMTGNAWMLPVGLFSLILLLMIKMAWLTPGNLGTRIGLLPSDQQSRVRATYADAEEEGKKLEEEIAKLRDEKTKLENAIGSQTKQAEVLNESLQEAKIFAGLTEVEGPGIVVTLKDSEKAVQQGLGGGDQIIHDVDVLRVVNELWASGAEAISVNNRRVAYSSSFRCVGPVIHVDGVPISSPVTIRAIGDGPTLMGGLNLPLGVLAEIRSADPAMVQLEAIKNMRLPAYQGATTRKYSTVPKDTQ, from the coding sequence ATCCTCCTGCTGATGATCAAGATGGCGTGGCTCACGCCGGGCAATCTGGGCACCCGGATCGGCCTGCTGCCATCGGACCAGCAGAGCCGGGTTCGCGCGACGTACGCGGATGCCGAAGAAGAGGGCAAGAAGCTGGAGGAGGAGATCGCCAAGCTTCGGGACGAGAAGACCAAGCTCGAGAACGCGATCGGGAGCCAGACCAAGCAGGCGGAAGTGCTCAACGAGAGTTTGCAGGAAGCCAAGATCTTTGCGGGTCTCACGGAGGTCGAGGGACCTGGAATCGTGGTGACGCTGAAGGATAGCGAGAAGGCCGTTCAGCAGGGGCTCGGGGGCGGGGACCAGATCATCCACGATGTCGACGTGCTTCGCGTCGTGAACGAGCTCTGGGCTTCGGGAGCCGAGGCGATCAGCGTCAACAACCGGCGTGTCGCGTACTCTTCGAGCTTCCGTTGCGTCGGTCCGGTGATCCACGTGGACGGCGTTCCGATCTCCTCGCCGGTCACGATTCGGGCCATCGGGGATGGTCCGACCCTCATGGGCGGGCTGAACCTTCCGCTCGGCGTTTTGGCAGAAATCCGATCTGCCGACCCGGCGATGGTGCAGCTCGAGGCCATCAAGAACATGCGCCTGCCGGCGTACCAGGGCGCGACGACCCGCAAGTACTCGACCGTTCCGAAGGACACGCAGTGA
- a CDS encoding small basic family protein, protein MTLILIVVLLVAAAVASQFVQPIGGVGAQYIAVACLAGLDTVCGGIRSGLEGKFHNDVFITGFISNVLIAFFISWLGDQIGINLFLAAALVLGSRIYTNLSLIRRYALTKWQDSRERARIQKQSQSQG, encoded by the coding sequence GTGACGCTCATTCTCATTGTGGTGTTGCTGGTCGCGGCCGCCGTGGCGTCGCAGTTCGTCCAACCGATCGGCGGTGTGGGCGCCCAGTACATCGCTGTCGCGTGCCTGGCCGGTTTGGACACGGTGTGCGGCGGGATCCGCAGCGGGTTGGAGGGCAAGTTCCACAACGACGTGTTCATCACGGGATTCATCTCGAATGTGCTGATCGCGTTCTTTATCTCTTGGCTTGGCGACCAGATTGGAATAAACTTGTTCCTCGCCGCGGCGCTCGTCTTGGGGAGTCGCATCTACACCAACCTCAGCCTGATTCGCCGATACGCGCTGACGAAGTGGCAGGATTCCCGAGAAAGGGCCCGAATCCAGAAACAGAGTCAGAGCCAAGGGTAG
- the ftsA gene encoding cell division protein FtsA produces MNSTRVTVVDLGSAKTVCLVAEMSERGKVRVVGSGVEPSKGLRRGAVVDLDEATRSVREALKQAHDGGSGEGEHAFVGVGSPLVHGATARGYVPLYPKSRQITREDVLQVIKHSRQVSLPPDEEQIQAMPQTFSVDGQNGIQKPIGMSGGRLEVTTFLVTGQTSHIQNIERAVTQCGLKVEQMVLQSLASGLGVLSPEALDHGCAVIDLGAGTTDIAVFDKGALTASVSLPVGSQLVTSDLSKLLKTSPDEAERLKTEFGSVQLEGIPETETVPVLQLGQAHTRPLARRVLCEIIQSRVREIATMVRQQIEKSGTLGVLPGGVVLTGGGSLLPGIDRLFEETLNQGPVRIGRPKDAGFDFAGSDEPGMASAAGLVRFALQNFDDEFSPVGGTDDWKDRIRTFWSLLSGRA; encoded by the coding sequence ATGAATAGCACGCGCGTGACCGTCGTCGATTTGGGATCTGCCAAGACCGTTTGTCTTGTCGCCGAGATGTCCGAGCGTGGCAAGGTGCGCGTCGTCGGGTCGGGCGTCGAGCCTTCGAAGGGGCTCCGCCGCGGAGCGGTGGTGGATCTCGACGAGGCGACGCGAAGTGTCCGCGAAGCCCTCAAACAGGCGCACGACGGCGGGTCTGGCGAAGGCGAGCACGCGTTCGTGGGCGTCGGGAGTCCGCTTGTCCATGGGGCGACGGCCAGGGGTTACGTGCCGCTCTACCCCAAGTCCCGTCAGATCACGCGAGAAGACGTGCTGCAGGTGATCAAGCACAGCCGCCAAGTCTCGCTTCCGCCGGACGAGGAGCAGATCCAGGCGATGCCCCAGACGTTTTCCGTGGATGGCCAGAACGGGATCCAGAAGCCGATCGGGATGAGCGGCGGCCGCCTCGAGGTCACCACGTTCTTGGTGACGGGCCAGACCAGCCACATCCAGAACATCGAGCGCGCCGTGACGCAGTGCGGGCTGAAGGTTGAACAGATGGTCCTCCAGTCGCTGGCCTCGGGGCTGGGGGTGCTCAGTCCGGAGGCGCTCGACCATGGGTGCGCCGTGATCGACCTGGGAGCGGGAACCACCGACATCGCCGTGTTCGACAAGGGTGCCCTCACGGCCAGCGTCTCGTTGCCCGTCGGCTCCCAACTGGTGACCTCCGACCTCAGCAAGCTGCTCAAGACCTCGCCGGACGAGGCGGAGCGCCTCAAGACGGAGTTCGGCAGCGTGCAGCTCGAAGGGATTCCGGAAACGGAAACCGTGCCGGTTCTGCAGCTTGGCCAAGCGCACACTCGCCCGCTCGCCCGGAGGGTACTCTGCGAGATCATTCAAAGTCGGGTTCGGGAGATCGCCACGATGGTGCGCCAGCAGATCGAGAAGAGCGGAACGCTGGGTGTCCTGCCGGGCGGCGTGGTCCTGACCGGTGGCGGAAGTCTCCTTCCTGGAATCGATCGCCTCTTCGAGGAGACGCTGAACCAGGGACCCGTGCGGATCGGCCGGCCGAAAGACGCGGGATTTGATTTTGCGGGGAGCGACGAGCCTGGAATGGCCTCTGCGGCCGGACTGGTCCGTTTCGCTCTCCAGAACTTCGACGACGAGTTTTCTCCCGTCGGGGGGACGGACGATTGGAAAGATCGTATTCGGACGTTTTGGTCGCTGCTAAGCGGCCGCGCATAA
- the ftsZ gene encoding cell division protein FtsZ, which produces MSQQNAVIKVIGVGGGGSNAVNRMIESGIQGIEFVAMNTDVQVLDRSGADKKVQIGQNLTRGLGAGGNPEIGKSAAEESKNEIRKVVEGADMVFITAGMGGGTGTGAAPVIADMAREIGALAVAVVTRPFSFEGPRRARLAEQGVTSLMGRVDTIITIPNDKLLSVVERKTTLMEAFRVADDILRQGVQGISDIITIPGQINVDFADVRAVMSNAGPALMGIGYGVGDQRALQAAQSATSSPLLEQTIHGAKGLLVNITSGDDLTLAEATEAMSYIHDLCDDEEANIFFGTVIDKEMEGAVRISVLATGFNPYTPEGRKVAEATFSAPDAEPAAPKPVVAAADTRAPWQRITSRGVEAPGTEKPAESDAPKADAERVVVDRAAVRSREGSGDVSDLYDESEIDIPTFIREHRARQ; this is translated from the coding sequence GTGAGCCAACAAAACGCAGTTATCAAAGTGATCGGAGTCGGCGGTGGCGGCTCGAACGCCGTCAACCGGATGATCGAGAGCGGGATCCAGGGAATCGAGTTCGTGGCGATGAACACGGACGTGCAGGTTCTCGATCGGTCGGGCGCCGACAAGAAGGTGCAGATCGGGCAGAACCTGACCCGCGGGCTGGGTGCCGGAGGCAACCCGGAGATCGGGAAGAGCGCCGCCGAAGAGAGCAAGAACGAGATCCGCAAGGTGGTCGAGGGCGCCGACATGGTCTTCATCACCGCCGGCATGGGTGGCGGCACCGGCACGGGCGCCGCTCCGGTGATCGCCGATATGGCTCGCGAAATCGGCGCACTGGCCGTCGCGGTCGTCACGCGTCCGTTCTCGTTCGAGGGACCCCGACGCGCCCGCCTTGCAGAGCAGGGCGTGACGTCCTTGATGGGCCGCGTCGACACGATCATCACGATTCCCAACGACAAGCTCCTTTCGGTGGTCGAGCGCAAGACCACGCTGATGGAGGCGTTCCGAGTCGCCGACGACATCCTGCGCCAGGGCGTGCAGGGCATCAGCGACATCATCACGATCCCCGGCCAGATCAACGTGGACTTCGCGGACGTGCGCGCCGTGATGTCGAACGCGGGTCCCGCGCTGATGGGAATCGGCTACGGCGTGGGCGACCAGCGCGCGCTGCAGGCCGCGCAATCGGCCACGAGCAGCCCGCTCCTCGAGCAGACGATCCACGGGGCCAAGGGCTTGCTGGTCAACATCACCAGCGGCGACGACCTGACGCTCGCGGAAGCGACCGAGGCGATGAGCTACATCCACGACCTGTGCGACGACGAGGAGGCGAACATCTTCTTCGGCACCGTCATCGACAAGGAGATGGAAGGGGCGGTCCGCATCAGCGTGCTCGCCACGGGATTCAACCCCTACACCCCCGAGGGCCGCAAGGTCGCCGAGGCCACGTTCAGCGCGCCCGACGCCGAACCCGCGGCGCCGAAACCGGTCGTCGCCGCCGCCGACACGCGCGCGCCGTGGCAGCGCATCACCAGCCGCGGCGTGGAAGCGCCCGGGACGGAGAAGCCTGCCGAGTCAGACGCGCCGAAGGCCGACGCCGAGCGGGTCGTCGTGGACCGTGCCGCCGTCCGATCTCGCGAAGGCTCCGGCGATGTGTCGGATCTCTACGACGAGAGCGAGATCGACATTCCCACCTTCATTCGCGAGCACCGGGCTCGGCAGTAG
- a CDS encoding phosphatase PAP2 family protein, which produces MTLWQLDQSWFRAIHEGWRQDWLDPVMRLVTDSGLGSVQIPVLLALLFWRRARPYAGACLGAFLLSGAVRLAIMRWADRMRPSNFDFAHPLESVFGNTSFPSGHTTTSFAIAFTLLFMTRGSRPWVGWVALGWACLVGLSRIYVGVHYPTDVLGGAGLGLASAAALHLWRNR; this is translated from the coding sequence ATGACGCTGTGGCAACTGGATCAGTCCTGGTTTCGCGCGATCCACGAAGGGTGGCGCCAGGACTGGTTGGACCCGGTGATGCGCCTGGTGACCGACTCGGGCCTTGGATCGGTGCAGATCCCAGTGTTGCTCGCGCTCCTGTTTTGGCGCCGCGCCCGGCCGTATGCGGGGGCTTGCTTGGGCGCGTTCCTGCTGTCCGGTGCCGTGCGCCTGGCCATCATGCGCTGGGCCGACCGCATGCGCCCGAGCAACTTCGACTTCGCGCACCCGCTCGAGTCGGTGTTCGGCAACACCAGTTTCCCAAGCGGGCACACGACCACCTCGTTCGCGATCGCGTTTACGCTCCTATTCATGACCCGAGGCTCCCGGCCCTGGGTCGGGTGGGTGGCGCTGGGATGGGCGTGTCTGGTGGGATTGAGCCGCATCTACGTGGGAGTCCACTATCCCACGGATGTGTTGGGAGGCGCCGGCCTGGGATTGGCTTCGGCCGCCGCGCTCCACCTCTGGCGCAACCGCTGA
- a CDS encoding acetyl-CoA carboxylase carboxyltransferase subunit alpha, translated as MAAKSWKEWEKPLIDLEEGIAKLKELAGTEREESKRKDLADRIKEFEARRDNYIAVMYSRLGPWEKVLVARAEKRPYTLDYIHTIFTNFIELDGDRCFGADHAIVGGPAMLDGRPCMVVGHQKGRNIQERQFRNFGMAKPEGYRKAIRLFQMADRFRLPIVTFVDTPAADPGVESESRGISEAIAASMVAMFQVGVPTVSVVIGEGGSGGAIGIATSNRVLMQEHAIYSVIPPEGCAAILWRLPEKGPQAAAALKLTAQSALEMGLIDEILPEPRGGAHRDLPESSTIVKEGIVRHLAELETLDADALRNHRYDKFRAMGIYRAEDGVTPTLFR; from the coding sequence GTGGCCGCTAAGAGCTGGAAGGAGTGGGAGAAGCCTCTGATCGACCTTGAGGAGGGCATCGCCAAGCTCAAAGAGCTGGCGGGCACGGAGCGCGAAGAGTCCAAGCGCAAAGACCTCGCCGACCGCATCAAGGAATTCGAAGCGCGCCGCGACAACTACATCGCGGTGATGTACAGCCGCCTCGGCCCTTGGGAAAAGGTGCTGGTCGCCCGGGCCGAGAAGCGCCCGTACACCCTCGACTACATCCACACGATCTTCACGAACTTCATCGAACTGGACGGCGACCGGTGCTTCGGCGCCGACCACGCGATCGTGGGCGGTCCAGCGATGCTGGACGGGCGTCCCTGTATGGTCGTTGGACACCAGAAGGGGCGCAACATCCAGGAGCGGCAGTTCCGGAACTTCGGCATGGCCAAGCCCGAGGGGTACCGCAAGGCGATCCGGCTCTTCCAGATGGCGGATCGGTTCCGCCTTCCCATCGTCACGTTTGTGGACACGCCCGCGGCGGACCCCGGCGTGGAGAGCGAGTCCCGCGGCATCTCCGAGGCGATCGCCGCCTCGATGGTCGCCATGTTCCAGGTGGGGGTTCCCACGGTTTCGGTGGTCATCGGCGAAGGGGGCAGCGGCGGAGCGATCGGCATCGCTACCTCCAACAGGGTCCTGATGCAGGAGCACGCGATCTACAGCGTCATCCCGCCCGAGGGGTGCGCCGCCATCCTCTGGCGGCTACCGGAGAAGGGTCCGCAAGCCGCGGCCGCGCTCAAGCTCACCGCCCAGTCTGCCCTGGAGATGGGTCTGATCGACGAGATCCTCCCCGAACCGCGCGGCGGGGCGCATCGTGACCTGCCCGAGTCCTCGACGATCGTCAAGGAGGGCATCGTGCGGCACCTCGCGGAACTGGAGACCCTGGACGCCGACGCCCTTCGCAACCACCGCTACGACAAGTTCCGCGCGATGGGCATCTACCGCGCCGAGGACGGGGTCACCCCCACCCTCTTCCGGTAG
- the accD gene encoding acetyl-CoA carboxylase, carboxyltransferase subunit beta — protein MDAFLQCARCKKVLFSAEFDQNLRVCPHCSHHHRLSAAQRIACTFDEGSFEEADRDLRSINTLQFPEYQDKLDATESKTGAFDSVVSGTALLEGVRVSTAVADFAFMGGSMGSVAGEKITRTLERATEGSMPAIIFCASGGARMQEGLLSLMQMAKTTAAAQRCSSSGAPYIAVFTDPTMAGVLASYASVADVILAEPKALIGFAGARVSKQAQVSKVPDDFQTAEYLLAHGMIDRIVPRKEMRGTLASLVQMLGGVRGR, from the coding sequence ATGGATGCCTTTCTCCAGTGTGCCCGGTGCAAGAAGGTGCTCTTTTCGGCGGAGTTCGATCAGAACCTCCGCGTCTGCCCCCACTGCTCGCACCACCACCGGCTCAGCGCCGCCCAACGCATCGCGTGCACCTTCGACGAGGGGTCGTTCGAAGAGGCGGATCGGGATCTGCGGTCGATCAACACCCTGCAGTTCCCGGAGTACCAGGACAAGCTGGATGCCACCGAGTCCAAGACCGGGGCGTTCGACAGCGTCGTGAGCGGCACGGCCCTTCTCGAGGGCGTCCGCGTGAGCACGGCCGTGGCGGATTTCGCGTTCATGGGCGGCTCGATGGGATCGGTGGCCGGCGAGAAGATCACGCGGACGCTGGAGCGCGCCACCGAGGGATCCATGCCCGCCATCATCTTCTGCGCCTCGGGCGGCGCCCGCATGCAGGAGGGGCTTCTCTCGCTGATGCAGATGGCCAAAACCACCGCCGCCGCTCAGCGGTGCTCCTCGAGCGGGGCCCCGTACATCGCCGTCTTCACCGACCCGACCATGGCGGGCGTGCTCGCCAGCTACGCGAGCGTGGCCGACGTGATCCTCGCCGAACCCAAGGCCCTGATCGGTTTTGCCGGAGCCCGGGTGAGCAAACAGGCCCAGGTCTCCAAGGTTCCCGACGATTTCCAGACGGCCGAGTATCTGCTCGCCCACGGAATGATCGACCGGATTGTGCCGCGCAAGGAGATGCGGGGCACCCTCGCCTCGCTGGTCCAGATGTTGGGAGGTGTCCGTGGCCGCTAA
- a CDS encoding DivIVA domain-containing protein, with protein sequence MELDGSVKERDELKERVEGLQQEESASREILRAAQKTAEEMRANARQEAESMVRTAEERVSKIEADGRERQKELDEQFERMRAEFDKFLSKARSLASGFVREIDEVRE encoded by the coding sequence ATGGAGCTCGACGGCTCGGTCAAGGAGCGCGACGAGCTGAAGGAGCGCGTCGAAGGGCTTCAACAGGAGGAGTCCGCCTCCCGCGAGATCCTCAGGGCGGCCCAGAAGACGGCCGAAGAGATGCGCGCCAACGCGAGGCAAGAAGCCGAATCGATGGTCCGGACCGCCGAAGAGCGGGTCAGCAAGATCGAAGCGGACGGTCGAGAGCGCCAGAAGGAGCTCGACGAGCAGTTCGAGCGGATGCGCGCCGAATTCGACAAGTTCCTTTCCAAGGCCCGATCGTTGGCCAGCGGCTTCGTGCGCGAGATCGACGAAGTCCGCGAATGA
- a CDS encoding MinD/ParA family protein, protein MRTFAVTSGKGGVGKTNLSANLAIALAQRGLRTLVFDADLGLANLDVVLGTKAPHTLQHVIAGEKRLLEIATPGPGGIQFVAGGSGVQALVNLEAGRLDAFLGQLSELEECMDVLIFDTGAGIDNNTMTFLQAADDVLLISTPDPASITDAYATAKTLYARKPNAKVHVVMNMVSGEPQARAVYAKLFSITQQFLEKSLIYAGMVRHDPHAVACIRKRQPFLLAQPNLPASQDVARLAASLLGQQHTPATESLVDRLRQVFSIGVKRPA, encoded by the coding sequence ATGCGGACCTTCGCGGTCACCAGTGGCAAAGGCGGAGTCGGCAAAACCAATCTCTCCGCAAACCTCGCCATCGCCTTGGCTCAGCGTGGGCTTCGCACGCTGGTCTTCGACGCGGACCTGGGTCTGGCGAACCTCGACGTGGTGCTCGGGACGAAGGCACCCCACACGCTTCAGCACGTGATCGCCGGGGAGAAGCGTCTCCTCGAGATCGCGACGCCTGGCCCCGGAGGCATCCAGTTCGTCGCTGGAGGCTCCGGCGTGCAGGCGCTGGTCAACCTCGAGGCCGGTCGGCTCGATGCGTTCCTCGGACAGCTCAGCGAGTTGGAAGAGTGCATGGACGTCCTGATCTTCGACACGGGCGCCGGCATCGACAACAACACGATGACGTTCCTGCAAGCCGCGGACGACGTGCTCCTCATCAGCACGCCCGATCCGGCCAGCATCACCGACGCGTACGCCACGGCCAAGACGCTGTACGCGCGCAAGCCCAACGCCAAGGTCCACGTCGTGATGAACATGGTCTCCGGCGAACCACAGGCGCGCGCGGTGTACGCGAAGCTGTTCTCGATCACCCAGCAGTTTCTTGAGAAGTCGCTGATCTACGCGGGCATGGTGCGCCACGATCCGCACGCCGTCGCGTGCATCCGCAAGCGCCAGCCCTTCCTGCTCGCGCAGCCGAACCTGCCCGCATCGCAAGATGTGGCCCGGCTCGCCGCGAGCCTCTTGGGACAGCAGCACACTCCCGCCACCGAGTCGCTCGTGGACCGGCTCCGCCAGGTGTTCTCGATCGGCGTCAAGCGTCCGGCGTAG
- a CDS encoding proteasome accessory factor PafA2 family protein, whose amino-acid sequence MALKTQPRVFGVETEFGCLVADESLGGADAIVDVVKDFLFHELRLGAIDLHARDDVFEPARNGGFLLNGGRLYVDAVGSHLEYATAECRSLKDLIANDRAGQRLIVRAVREMGLRDDVQFYNNSVDHFGGHTFGCHENYLVRSDDDFLSAAVSLLVPFLVTRQIYAGVGRVGGHLLTAGGSGPSYSEMMEHPVDYIWVSHVYNVEEDDSVAFQLSQRADHIVKAIASRVRFNRALINPKWEHFYSHDGLTRLHLLFGESNQHEFAYALKVGATALVIRLLEDNQVPDDVLLANPLGALREVSRDPSFTWKVTLADGSSERATQLQRRYLDLAERYRGDDEQTDWVLDAWRGTLDGLENDPFQLADRLDWVAKWQMVEQYRKEYDLEPGDDALHSVDLEYHNIDPERSLFHALQEMGQSKRLVSEADVAVAMTEPPQDTRAKGRAQRVREVLDRKGPTFYMFDWNGVALGRDEFVEMTDPLKTYAATD is encoded by the coding sequence ATGGCCCTCAAGACCCAGCCGCGCGTCTTCGGCGTCGAAACCGAGTTCGGCTGTCTGGTGGCGGATGAGTCCTTGGGCGGCGCCGATGCGATCGTGGACGTGGTCAAGGACTTCCTCTTCCACGAGCTGCGCTTGGGCGCGATCGACCTCCACGCGCGCGACGACGTGTTCGAACCCGCACGGAACGGGGGATTCCTGCTCAATGGAGGGAGGCTGTACGTCGATGCCGTCGGTTCGCACCTCGAATACGCGACCGCCGAGTGCCGCTCGCTCAAAGACCTGATCGCAAACGACCGCGCCGGACAGCGCCTCATCGTCCGCGCGGTGCGGGAGATGGGCCTCCGGGACGACGTGCAGTTCTACAACAACAGCGTGGACCACTTCGGTGGCCACACGTTCGGCTGTCACGAGAACTACCTCGTCCGATCCGACGACGACTTCCTCAGCGCCGCCGTATCCTTGTTGGTTCCGTTCCTGGTCACGCGCCAAATCTACGCCGGGGTAGGCCGGGTGGGCGGTCACCTCCTGACCGCCGGAGGTTCGGGCCCGAGCTACAGCGAGATGATGGAGCACCCGGTGGACTACATCTGGGTGAGCCACGTCTACAACGTCGAGGAGGACGACTCGGTGGCGTTCCAGCTCAGCCAGCGTGCGGACCACATCGTCAAAGCCATCGCCAGTCGCGTGCGGTTCAACCGGGCCCTCATCAACCCCAAGTGGGAGCACTTCTACTCGCACGACGGGCTCACGCGCCTCCATCTCCTCTTCGGCGAATCCAACCAGCACGAGTTCGCGTACGCGCTGAAGGTCGGCGCCACTGCGCTGGTCATCCGCCTGCTGGAGGACAACCAGGTCCCGGACGACGTGTTGCTCGCCAACCCCCTCGGCGCGTTGCGCGAGGTGAGTCGGGACCCCTCCTTCACGTGGAAGGTGACGCTGGCGGACGGCTCGAGCGAACGCGCGACGCAGCTTCAGCGGCGGTATCTGGATCTCGCCGAACGCTACCGGGGGGATGACGAGCAGACCGACTGGGTGCTTGATGCTTGGCGCGGCACCCTCGACGGCCTCGAGAACGATCCGTTCCAGCTTGCCGATCGGCTCGATTGGGTGGCGAAATGGCAGATGGTCGAGCAGTACCGCAAGGAGTACGACCTCGAGCCCGGAGACGACGCCCTGCACTCCGTCGATCTCGAGTACCACAACATCGACCCGGAGCGAAGTCTCTTTCACGCGCTGCAGGAGATGGGCCAGTCCAAGCGGCTCGTGTCCGAGGCCGATGTCGCGGTCGCGATGACCGAACCGCCGCAAGACACGAGGGCGAAGGGGCGCGCCCAGCGCGTTCGCGAGGTTTTGGACCGCAAGGGCCCCACGTTCTACATGTTCGATTGGAACGGGGTGGCGCTGGGTCGGGACGAGTTCGTCGAAATGACCGATCCCCTCAAGACCTACGCGGCCACGGATTAG
- the ispH gene encoding 4-hydroxy-3-methylbut-2-enyl diphosphate reductase has translation MQRILLAAPRGFCAGVAYAIEVVDLALKIHGAPLYVRHAIVHNEWVVRSFEKRGVIFVESIEEIPPGCPVVFSAHGVSPEVRHVAAERELKIIDATCPLVTKVHNEARHFARKGYFLIYIGHSGHVEAEGTMGEAPERMVLVETPEDAERLRLPHYEKLAVLTQTTLSVDEVEKTLSVLKRRFPHLQTPQKEDICYATTNRQSAIRNLAEQCDLVLIVGSTTSSNSNRLREVAESLGVEAHLLMYPDEVQAPWRTQFATVGVSSGASTPEHLVQDVIGSLLQGRPDVPVEVLETIKEDVNFKPPRDLIQLAMAQ, from the coding sequence GTGCAGCGAATCCTCCTTGCCGCGCCGCGCGGGTTCTGTGCAGGCGTCGCATACGCGATCGAGGTGGTCGATCTCGCCCTCAAGATCCACGGCGCCCCCCTCTACGTGAGGCACGCCATCGTGCACAACGAGTGGGTCGTGCGCAGTTTCGAAAAGCGCGGCGTCATCTTCGTCGAATCGATCGAGGAGATTCCCCCCGGTTGCCCGGTCGTCTTCTCGGCGCACGGAGTCTCGCCCGAGGTGCGGCACGTGGCGGCGGAACGCGAGCTCAAGATCATCGACGCGACGTGCCCCCTCGTCACCAAGGTGCACAACGAGGCGCGCCACTTCGCGCGCAAGGGCTACTTCCTCATCTACATCGGGCACTCGGGCCACGTCGAGGCCGAGGGCACGATGGGCGAGGCGCCGGAACGCATGGTGCTTGTCGAGACGCCCGAGGACGCGGAGCGCCTTCGCCTTCCCCACTACGAGAAGCTCGCGGTCCTCACCCAGACAACGCTCAGCGTGGACGAGGTGGAGAAGACGCTCTCGGTGCTCAAACGACGGTTTCCGCACCTTCAAACGCCCCAGAAGGAAGACATCTGCTACGCGACCACGAACCGCCAGTCCGCCATTCGCAACCTCGCCGAGCAGTGCGATCTCGTGCTGATCGTGGGTTCCACCACCTCCTCGAACAGCAACCGTCTGCGCGAAGTCGCAGAGTCCCTCGGAGTGGAAGCCCACCTGCTCATGTACCCCGACGAGGTCCAAGCGCCGTGGCGGACCCAGTTCGCGACCGTCGGGGTCTCCAGCGGCGCCTCGACGCCGGAGCACCTCGTGCAGGACGTCATCGGGAGCCTGCTGCAGGGGCGGCCGGACGTTCCCGTCGAGGTCCTCGAAACGATCAAGGAGGACGTGAACTTCAAGCCGCCGAGGGATCTGATCCAGCTCGCGATGGCCCAGTAG
- a CDS encoding glycosyltransferase family 9 protein — protein MTRFRHVLVWMKPGYLGDAVMATPLLDALAARSERVTVLAGPSVQELLQDRSDSLAFLPSGPEQGFWGPVRAGRLLRTLRPDAVIVLNRSFRSALGAWAGGVPIRAGHRTDARSWLLTHSVPYGDLSPEAECGLELLRSIVGPVPDCRPSLRVTEAERAAGLELCRGATVGVQPGARYESKRLPVETSADSLRKLHAQGVKVVLLGGREERATADEVATLAGVPVVNLVGAITLREAMGVLANLNVMAGADTGLMHIAAALGCPTATVFGPNPPEKWAHRHPPHRVLVAPGGDMAKISVESLVAACLTSPAIAAL, from the coding sequence ATGACGCGCTTTAGACACGTGCTGGTTTGGATGAAGCCCGGCTATCTCGGGGACGCCGTCATGGCGACCCCGCTGCTCGACGCCCTGGCCGCACGATCCGAGCGCGTGACGGTACTGGCGGGCCCCTCGGTACAGGAGCTTCTCCAAGACCGGAGCGACTCGCTTGCATTCCTCCCGTCGGGGCCCGAGCAGGGCTTCTGGGGACCCGTTCGGGCCGGGCGCCTGCTGCGAACCCTGCGTCCCGATGCCGTGATTGTGCTCAACCGCAGCTTCCGGTCCGCGCTGGGTGCCTGGGCGGGCGGCGTACCCATCCGGGCGGGGCACCGGACCGATGCCCGCTCATGGCTCCTGACCCACTCCGTTCCCTACGGCGACCTGTCGCCGGAAGCGGAGTGCGGGCTGGAGCTTTTGCGATCGATCGTCGGCCCCGTGCCGGACTGCCGCCCAAGCCTTCGGGTGACCGAAGCCGAACGAGCCGCCGGGTTGGAGCTTTGCCGCGGCGCGACGGTTGGCGTCCAGCCCGGCGCCCGTTACGAGTCGAAACGTCTGCCCGTGGAGACTTCGGCCGACTCGTTGAGGAAGCTGCACGCGCAGGGTGTCAAAGTCGTGCTGCTCGGAGGGCGGGAGGAGCGCGCCACCGCGGACGAGGTCGCCACGCTCGCCGGCGTGCCGGTCGTCAACCTGGTCGGCGCGATCACGTTGCGCGAAGCGATGGGCGTGCTGGCGAATCTCAACGTCATGGCGGGTGCCGACACCGGCCTGATGCACATCGCGGCGGCCCTGGGGTGCCCCACGGCGACCGTTTTCGGACCCAATCCCCCCGAGAAGTGGGCCCACCGGCACCCGCCCCACCGCGTCCTGGTGGCGCCGGGCGGGGACATGGCGAAGATCTCGGTCGAATCCCTGGTCGCCGCATGCCTGACGTCCCCGGCGATCGCCGCGCTCTAA